The proteins below come from a single Acidovorax sp. NCPPB 4044 genomic window:
- a CDS encoding phosphatase PAP2 family protein: MTTSFSRRPLILALAAFALSACGGGSDTPAIPSPPAGLGVADTAPAPSETAVPPFVDNAFTNQRGDARYATLQTNAGVRVLSGFLSIWRPSTALVDAGVTAPAVGTFPAIVPSTWTGIPGDATDGTVLQAQVHAHNIQYVVDATSRRTPAQELLAYLDDRRGKAYSVSDGMGPLADAWRKAARQTTTITSVPGDATTVLYNDGGNNTGVGGSANASFGTVVDFVAGIGENGSTEPAKRFYKYARPWRWSSSVQVVPALMPARSTTPATDGGFTSGHTAESVRSAIAMAYVVPERFQELVARGLELGESRILAGMHSPLDVISGRIHGQAVAAASIATGANAARRTAAFQQARGTLMASTGAKTPGELWQLAHAQPASADRFADYATNKANYLRRMTFGFTQIADATRPATVPKGAEVLLETRLPYLDAAQRRVVLKTTAVPSGYPVMDDAEGWGRLNLFAAADGYGRFDGDVAVAMDATQGGFNAQDTWRNDIAGAGKLTKRGTGTLVLAGQNSFTGGIEVAAGTLQAGSSAALGNGAVYVGGGTLRADAATEVTVNGTYTQRPGSTLSLRLASATGTAGTLTVNGTAALAGTLEVSFAQGVRPAVGSTITLVRHAGLNGAFDAVSVPGYRVTPIYLNNAVQLRIDATT, encoded by the coding sequence ATGACGACCTCCTTCTCCCGCCGCCCATTGATCCTGGCGCTAGCCGCCTTCGCGCTCTCCGCCTGCGGCGGAGGCTCCGACACACCCGCCATTCCCTCCCCGCCCGCGGGTCTGGGTGTCGCCGACACCGCACCGGCGCCCAGCGAAACGGCGGTGCCGCCGTTCGTCGACAACGCCTTCACGAACCAGCGCGGGGATGCGCGCTACGCCACGCTGCAGACGAACGCCGGTGTGCGGGTCCTCTCCGGGTTCCTGTCGATCTGGCGGCCATCCACGGCCTTGGTGGATGCCGGCGTGACGGCACCCGCCGTCGGCACCTTCCCGGCCATCGTGCCGTCCACCTGGACCGGCATTCCGGGCGATGCCACCGACGGCACGGTGCTCCAGGCCCAGGTGCATGCGCACAACATCCAGTACGTGGTGGATGCGACGTCCCGGCGCACGCCCGCCCAGGAACTGCTCGCCTACCTGGACGACCGGCGCGGCAAGGCCTACAGCGTGAGCGACGGCATGGGCCCGCTCGCCGATGCCTGGCGCAAGGCGGCACGGCAGACGACGACGATCACGTCGGTCCCCGGCGACGCGACCACGGTGCTCTACAACGACGGAGGCAACAATACCGGCGTGGGCGGCAGTGCCAACGCGAGCTTCGGCACGGTGGTGGACTTCGTCGCCGGCATCGGCGAGAACGGCTCGACCGAGCCGGCCAAGCGCTTCTACAAGTACGCTCGCCCCTGGCGCTGGAGCAGCAGCGTGCAGGTGGTGCCCGCGCTGATGCCCGCGCGCAGCACGACGCCGGCCACCGACGGCGGCTTCACGAGCGGGCACACCGCCGAATCGGTGCGCAGCGCGATCGCCATGGCCTATGTGGTGCCGGAGCGTTTCCAGGAGCTGGTGGCACGCGGGCTGGAACTGGGCGAGAGCCGGATTCTCGCGGGCATGCATTCGCCGCTGGACGTGATCAGCGGGCGCATCCACGGCCAGGCCGTGGCAGCGGCCAGCATCGCCACGGGCGCCAATGCGGCGCGCCGGACGGCCGCATTCCAGCAGGCCCGCGGCACGCTGATGGCGTCCACGGGCGCGAAGACGCCGGGCGAGCTGTGGCAGCTCGCGCATGCGCAGCCCGCCAGCGCGGACCGCTTCGCGGACTACGCCACCAACAAGGCCAATTACCTGCGGCGCATGACTTTCGGCTTCACGCAGATCGCCGATGCCACGCGCCCGGCCACCGTGCCGAAGGGCGCGGAAGTGCTGCTGGAGACGCGCCTGCCCTACCTCGACGCCGCGCAGCGCCGCGTGGTGCTCAAGACCACGGCCGTGCCCTCGGGTTATCCGGTGATGGACGACGCGGAAGGCTGGGGCCGGCTGAACCTGTTCGCCGCGGCCGATGGCTACGGCCGCTTCGACGGCGACGTGGCCGTGGCGATGGACGCCACGCAGGGCGGCTTCAACGCACAGGACACGTGGCGCAACGACATCGCCGGCGCGGGCAAGCTCACCAAACGGGGCACGGGCACGCTGGTGCTGGCGGGCCAGAACAGCTTCACGGGCGGTATCGAGGTGGCGGCCGGCACCCTGCAGGCCGGCAGCAGCGCCGCACTGGGCAACGGCGCGGTGTATGTGGGCGGCGGCACGCTGCGCGCGGACGCCGCTACGGAGGTGACCGTGAACGGCACCTACACCCAGCGCCCCGGCAGCACGCTGTCGCTGCGGCTGGCATCGGCCACGGGCACCGCAGGCACGCTGACCGTGAACGGCACGGCCGCGCTGGCCGGCACGCTGGAAGTGTCTTTCGCGCAGGGCGTGCGCCCTGCCGTGGGTTCGACGATCACGCTGGTGCGCCACGCAGGCCTGAACGGTGCCTTCGATGCCGTCTCGGTGCCGGGTTACCGCGTGACCCCGATCTATCTGAACAATGCGGTGCAACTGCGCATAGACGCCACCACCTGA
- the asd gene encoding archaetidylserine decarboxylase (Phosphatidylserine decarboxylase is synthesized as a single chain precursor. Generation of the pyruvoyl active site from a Ser is coupled to cleavage of a Gly-Ser bond between the larger (beta) and smaller (alpha chains). It is an integral membrane protein.): MSDRLAVLPQYLLPKRALTALAGRFASAQAGGQTTAAIRRFVARYRVDMSEAENPDIASYATFNDFFTRALRPGARPLADALAICPVDGAVSQFGAIDEDQIFQAKGHRYSTTALLGGDAAAASRFSNGSFATIYLSPRDYHRIHMPCDGRLRRMTYVPGALFSVNPLTARGVPGLFARNERVVCLFDTPLGAMALVLVGATIVGSMATVWHGTVNPPRSAQPRHWTYDDGPEILLRKGEEMGRFMLGSTVVLLFEPGALRFTGAWAPARAVRLGEAMGLPPSAP, encoded by the coding sequence GTGTCAGATCGCCTCGCCGTTCTTCCGCAATACCTGCTGCCCAAGCGGGCCCTCACCGCGCTGGCAGGGCGTTTCGCCTCGGCACAGGCCGGTGGCCAGACCACCGCGGCCATTCGCCGCTTCGTGGCCCGCTACCGCGTCGATATGTCCGAAGCGGAAAACCCGGACATCGCCAGCTATGCGACGTTCAACGATTTCTTCACGCGTGCGCTGCGCCCAGGTGCCCGCCCCCTCGCGGACGCGCTGGCGATCTGCCCCGTGGACGGCGCAGTCAGCCAGTTCGGCGCCATCGATGAAGACCAGATCTTCCAGGCCAAGGGGCACCGGTACTCGACCACGGCCCTGCTGGGCGGCGACGCGGCGGCCGCCTCGCGGTTTTCGAACGGCAGTTTCGCCACCATCTACCTGAGTCCGCGCGATTACCACCGCATCCACATGCCGTGTGACGGCCGCCTGCGCCGCATGACCTACGTGCCGGGTGCGCTGTTTTCGGTGAACCCGCTCACGGCACGCGGCGTTCCCGGGCTGTTCGCGCGCAACGAGCGGGTGGTCTGCCTCTTCGACACGCCCCTCGGCGCGATGGCGCTCGTGCTGGTGGGCGCCACCATCGTGGGCAGCATGGCGACCGTGTGGCACGGCACGGTGAATCCGCCCCGCTCCGCCCAACCCCGCCACTGGACCTACGACGATGGCCCGGAGATCCTGCTGCGCAAGGGCGAGGAAATGGGACGCTTCATGCTGGGATCGACCGTCGTGCTGCTGTTCGAGCCCGGAGCGCTGCGCTTTACCGGTGCCTGGGCGCCTGCGCGGGCGGTGCGGCTCGGAGAAGCGATGGGCCTGCCGCCGTCTGCACCGTAA
- the hutG gene encoding N-formylglutamate deformylase: protein MTEDLAPPPFHLHAGTAPLLISLPHVGTHVPAHIAARFTAEARQVPDTDWHLERLYAFARGLGASLLVATHSRYVVDLNRPPDGSSLYPGQSVTGLCPLDTFDDTPIYTDAAQAPAAEEVAERRGRYWDPYHAQLRAELERIRAAHGVAMLWDAHSIRSVLPRFFHGRLPDFNLGTADGASCDPWLARELLAIGMVAPGYSAVLNGRFKGGYITRHYGEPARNVHAVQLEMTQASYMQEALPFDYLPEAAVGVLPHLRRMLEAVLAFAQERAASA, encoded by the coding sequence ATGACCGAAGACCTCGCCCCGCCGCCGTTCCACCTCCATGCCGGCACCGCGCCGCTGCTCATCTCCCTGCCGCACGTGGGCACCCATGTTCCTGCACACATCGCTGCCCGCTTCACCGCGGAGGCGCGGCAGGTGCCCGACACCGACTGGCACCTGGAGCGGCTCTATGCCTTCGCCCGGGGCCTGGGCGCGTCGCTGCTCGTGGCCACGCATTCGCGCTACGTGGTGGACCTGAACCGCCCACCCGACGGCAGCAGCCTCTACCCCGGCCAGAGCGTGACCGGGCTCTGCCCGCTCGATACCTTCGACGACACGCCGATCTACACCGACGCCGCGCAGGCCCCCGCTGCCGAGGAGGTGGCCGAACGCCGTGGCCGCTACTGGGACCCGTACCACGCGCAACTGCGCGCCGAGCTGGAGCGCATCCGCGCCGCCCATGGCGTGGCGATGCTCTGGGATGCGCATTCCATCCGCTCGGTGCTGCCGCGCTTCTTCCATGGCCGGCTGCCCGACTTCAACCTGGGCACCGCGGACGGCGCGAGCTGCGACCCCTGGCTCGCGCGCGAGCTGCTCGCCATCGGCATGGTCGCGCCGGGCTACAGCGCCGTGCTCAACGGCCGGTTCAAGGGCGGCTACATCACGCGGCACTACGGCGAGCCGGCCCGCAACGTGCACGCGGTGCAGCTCGAAATGACCCAGGCCAGCTACATGCAGGAGGCCCTGCCGTTCGATTACCTGCCCGAGGCCGCCGTGGGCGTGCTGCCGCATCTGCGGCGCATGCTGGAGGCCGTGCTGGCGTTCGCGCAGGAGCGGGCGGCAAGCGCCTGA